DNA sequence from the Acinonyx jubatus isolate Ajub_Pintada_27869175 chromosome A3, VMU_Ajub_asm_v1.0, whole genome shotgun sequence genome:
GAGCCGCGGAAGCTCGTATGGGGAGCTCGTGGGTTTGTGTCCTCCCGCTCAAGGCCGTGCCGTGCAGCTCCCCTCGCGCTGTGTGCCCGGCTGGCCTCTGTCTGCTAcacggcggggcgggggcgggggggggggattgctGCCGAgatctttccctcctctctcctccccctgctcacacttcgGTGTGCTCAGACCACGTGTGCCTCAGAGAGCAAATCCCGCCtttttctgtccccttccttctcctaGACCTACACGGGCCCCTTCGTTTATTATGTCAAGTCGTCGTTGCTGGAAGAGGACATCCGAGCCATCCTGCATTACATGGGCTACGTGCCCGAGTTAGGGACTGCGTACAAACTCAAAGAGCTTGTGGAGACCCTCCAGGTGAAGATGGTCTCCTTTGAGCTCTTTCTGGCCAAGGTGGAGTGTGAGCAGATGCTGGAAATCCACTCACAAGTCAAGGACAAGGGCTACTCCGAGCTGGATGTGGTGAGCGAGCGCAAGAGCAGCGCGGAGGACGTGCGGGGCTGCTCGGAGGCCCTGCGGCGCCGGGCTGAGGGCCGGGAGCACCTGACGGCCTCCATGGCCCGCGTGGCGCTGCAGAAGTCAGCCAGCGAGCGGGCGGCCAAGGACTACTACAAGCCACGGGTGACCAAGCCCTCGAGGTCGGTGGACGCCTATGACAGCTACTGGGAGAGCCGGAAGCCGCCCCTGAAGGCCTCGCTGAGCTTGCGGAAGGAGCCGGTGGCTGCAGACCTGGGCGATGGCCTCAAGGACGAGATCATCCGCCCGTCCCCCTCGCTCCTGGCCGTGTCCAGCTCCGCCCACGGAAGCCCGGATGACCTGCCGCCCCCCTCGCCGAACAACGGTCTGGGCCCGCTGCGTGGCACGTACTTTTCCGCTCAGGATGACGTGGATCTGTACACGGACTCGGAGCCGAGGGCCGCGTCCCGGAGGCAGGACGCCCTGCGGCCGGACGTGTGGCTGCTCAGAAATGATGCCCACGCCCCCTACCACAAGCGCTCGCCCCCCGCCAAAGAGTCCGCCCTGTCCAAGTGCCAAAACTGCGGTCTGTCCTGCAGCTCCTCCCTCTGCCAGCGCTGCGACGGCCTGCTTGCCGGTCCCCCGGCCCCCAGGCCCGGCGCCTTCCCCAGCAAGGCCTCTGCCCACGACAGCCTGGCCCACGGGTCGTCTCTGCGGGACAAGTACGCGGGCCAGACTCAGGGCCTCGACCGGCTGCCGCACCTCCACCCGAAACCCAAGCCCTCGGCCACAGCCACCTCCCGCTGTGGCTTCTGTAACCGCCCGGGTGCCGCCAACACCTGCACCCAGTGTTCAAAAGTCTCCTGCGACACCTGCCTCGGCGCCTACCATTATGACCCCTGCTGCAAAAAGAGTGAGCTGCACAAGTTCATGCCCAACAACCAGCTGAACTACAAGTCCACCCAGCTCTCCCATCTCGTGTACAGATAGACTCGACCTTGCACCCACCTGCTCCAAGGGCTACACCACCGACTTTCTGGGTTCCCCCAGGGAAGAAGTGTTCACGTATTGATCTCGGAAGCAGAGGCCTGCATTTGATCGTGTAGGTGTCAGGGGATCGTGGGGTCGCCCGCACCACGTGCGTTCACCTGGCGACCCAGATATTTCCTTTGATGGCTGCTTTGTCACCTGACAAGGGAGAGGGTGGCACTTCCGTTCAGATTCATTTTTGCTAATCTCTCCACTCCCtattccattgtttgtttttgaagatttCTGTCTCTGAGACTCTTGccacacccacccctcccactGCAAAGCCAACTTGGACTGGGAAGGGCCCTCCAGGTCCCCTCCAAACGCCCACCTGGAGCGCCGAGCTAGAGGCCTGTTGGCTTGTGAAATGAGCCCTCCTGCCACACCGGGCCTCTTCCAGTGGCTCATCCCTTGGCCACCCCCTTCCCGGACACAAGGATCCCCTCCTGGACTCCCCGCCCCTGACTTCCACCCATCTGGGTTTCAAAGGTGGACTGAGTCCGGTATTCACCGAACGGCATCCTGTTGCCACCACAGCTCAGTTCAGCCCGTGGCGTTTGTGCACTTTGCTCCAACGCACTGAAGCGTGGACTGTCCACGGCAGGATGGACTTCTCCCCCTTTCTGTTGTTTGCACATGCCCCTCTTACTGTACTGTAAATagatatttttgagatttatttttaaataaatattcaacttGCCGTGTGTTTCACAGTGGTTAAAACATTGATCATGTAGCTATTTATACAAATGGCCTGGGTTCTTTAGTCTTCCAAGGGAGGGTCTCCTCCCCTTCCGTGTTGTATCCTACACACACCACAGCCCAAGGGTAGAGCAGAGagtgtgggggcagaggaggaacagacGATGTCCCAGAATTGGTGGCGAGCCACTGTCTTCCCTCCAATAAATCTCTATATACCTACCTCCAGCATACACTTAGGGGGCTAGTGCGGGCCGGGAGTTCTGTGCACCTGCGGACTGTGATACCCTAGTGACCCTTCAGGAACCTCACCCTGCGGACCTACAGCCTGGTCTTTGCCATTTGCCGCGTGTGAACCTGCACTCCGAACTTCTTGAGTCTCGTTTGAGAAGGAACGTCATTTGGGATCTCCCCGCCCCTCCATCTCAGCCGCCTTCGCCTGTTTCCAGGACTCCTCTGCCACGTCAGTGATCTTTTTGCACTAAAAGTGGGCCCGAGTCAGCGTGTGCCCATCAGACGGACGTCTCCTGAGATGCTCAGCTGAGCCTAAGCGCTTCCAAACCTGAAGGCCCCTTAAACGCCTCCTGTGAATGACCCCTGGATGTTGCTTTTGGGGtgcagagcaggagtggggcaagAGTTTGAAACTAAAAACCGCTTCCTTGTGAACTAACATATTTTAGCCATACGTGTTTGTGATGTACAGAATATAGGAATTTACGTGCAGTGGGTTTTCTGGTAGAAAGGAGGTGTTCGGCTCTCGAACACATTTAGCTCTGGCTGAATCCTGAGGCCACTGTGAATTTGCTGATGTTCTTCCAATGCAGTGGAGTGATTTTAAGGTTTTCCAAATCTTCTGTGGCTCTTTTTTATATATCTAGTAGAGCACATGTAGATACTCAATGTGTATATACAGCTGAGTTTCAACACCTTTATTACTAAGACCAGCCCATTCTGGGGTCATCATCTTTGATGTTCTTCCTTCCCACGTTTCAGAAGTGTCGATGCCTGTTTTACTCCTGAGAGCTCTAGTTTCTAGTTTTCCGTTCCCAGATCGCTCCAGCACTACAGGAACTTTTAAGCAACTGTGAGGCCAGGTAGCTTCTACTGGTGGGCAGGAGCAGGAGTGCCCACCTCGTCCTGGGAGAGAAAGTCCGGCACACATGTCATCATGGAGATACCGTGTTTATAGACTGGAATAGGAGATCTCTGACCGTGTCCTTGGCGTGTACCTTACTGTATGAGGTTGCTGTGATTGAGATGGGTAAATACatgctaatttaaaaag
Encoded proteins:
- the SPATA2 gene encoding spermatogenesis-associated protein 2 → MGKPSSMDTKYKDDLFRKYVQFHEGKVDATPSKQRPGNDEYLRVAASTLLSLHKVDPFYRFRLIQFYEVVESSLRTLSSSSLRALACAFSVLETVGVNLFLYPWKKEFRSIKTYTGPFVYYVKSSLLEEDIRAILHYMGYVPELGTAYKLKELVETLQVKMVSFELFLAKVECEQMLEIHSQVKDKGYSELDVVSERKSSAEDVRGCSEALRRRAEGREHLTASMARVALQKSASERAAKDYYKPRVTKPSRSVDAYDSYWESRKPPLKASLSLRKEPVAADLGDGLKDEIIRPSPSLLAVSSSAHGSPDDLPPPSPNNGLGPLRGTYFSAQDDVDLYTDSEPRAASRRQDALRPDVWLLRNDAHAPYHKRSPPAKESALSKCQNCGLSCSSSLCQRCDGLLAGPPAPRPGAFPSKASAHDSLAHGSSLRDKYAGQTQGLDRLPHLHPKPKPSATATSRCGFCNRPGAANTCTQCSKVSCDTCLGAYHYDPCCKKSELHKFMPNNQLNYKSTQLSHLVYR